From the Brachyhypopomus gauderio isolate BG-103 unplaced genomic scaffold, BGAUD_0.2 sc102, whole genome shotgun sequence genome, one window contains:
- the add1 gene encoding alpha-adducin isoform X6 codes for MNGDSGAGVVTAAPPTNIPHKERYFDRVDESSPDYQRERNMAPDLRQDFNMMEQRKRVSMILQSPAFCEELETLIQDQMKKGKNPTSLLALQQIADIMTTSVPTMYPAAPQGGMAALNMSLGMVTPVNDLRGSDSIAYEKGEKLLRCKLAAFYRLADLFGWSQLIYNHLTVRLNSEQERFLILPFGLLYSEVSASSLVKINLQGEMVDRGSTNLGVNQAGFTLHSAIYAARPDVKCIVHIHTPAGAAVSAMKCGLLPISPEALSLGEVAYHDYHGILVDDEEKVLIQKNLGPRSKVLILRNHGLLSVGETVEEAFYYIHNLVTACEIQVRTLASAGGPDNLVMLDPGKYKARPLHPEPAGDGTSPHPRWQVGEQEFEALMRMLDNLGYRTGYPYRCPALRDKAKKYSDVEIPPSATGSSFAEDSDSGARSPLKHSFQRQQRDKCRWLNAGRPDEALDESLEGDSPKAKTKVWTNITHDHVKPLLQSLSSGVCVPSCITDCLWTKEESLRQAAVANQFVPLNTNPKEVQEMRNKIREQNLQDIKTAGPQSQVLTGAVVDRSFVQRTTIWHDAPLSDCLESIDGLDLSDSLSPARSVRKGELVTASKAIIEKEYQPRVIVSKTGPNPFNKLTDQELEEYRKEVELKQKGEEAQVEESVSSVASVAGEVPSPPASHHGTEELQTPGAPFSSTIPSRSAESGSGRDSPSLPPASPQEFHCAVLKALSVTSELSEHAQTAPDSQVTDQPQEPDLVGQNPSPTHTPPSTPIRAEDGDGNAKEYLLP; via the exons ATGAACGGAGATTCAGGCGCAGGGGTGGTGACGGCCGCCCCCCCCACCAACATACCCCACAAGGAGCGTTACTTCGACCGGGTGGACGAAAGCAGCCCGGACtaccagagagagaggaacatggCCCCCGATCTTCGTCAAGACTTCAACATGATGGAACAGAGGAAGAGGGTCTCCATGATACTGCAGAGCCCG GCCTTCTGCGAGGAGCTGGAGACCCTGATCCAGGATCAGATGAAGAAGGGGAAGAACCCCACCAGTCTGCTGGCCCTGCAGCAAATCGCCGACATCATGACCACCAGTGTCCCCACCATGTACCCTGCTGCCCCGCAGGGGGGCATGGCTGCCCTCAACATGA gtctgGGTATGGTGACCCCTGTGAATGACCTCAGAGGGTCAGACTCCATTGCCTATGAGAAAGGAGAGAAACTGCTGCGATGTAAACTGGCCGCGTTCTACCGTCTGGCAGACCTGTTTGGCTGGTCCCAGCTTATCTACAACCACTTAACG GTCAGGCTCAACTCTGAACAGGAGCGCTTCCTGATTCTCCCCTTTGGCCTTCTGTACAGTGAAGTCTCCGCCTCCAGCCTG gTGAAGATTAACCTGCAGGGGGAGATGGTGGACAGAGGCAGCACCAACCTGGGTGTGAACCAGGCCGGCTTCACGCTGCACTCTGCCATCTACGCCGCCCGGCCCGACGTCAAGTGCATcgtgcacatccacacacctgcGGGCGCCGCG GTGTCTGCGATGAAGTGTGGCCTCCTACCAATTTCTCCCGAGGCTCTGTCTCTGGGCGAGGTGGCCTACCATGACTACCATGGCATTCTGGTGGACGATGAAGAGAAAGTCCTCATACAGAAGAACCTCGGACCCAGGAGCAAG GTACTGATTCTGCGTAACCATGGCTTGCTGTCAGTAGGGGAGACGGTAGAAGAAGCTTTTTACTACATTCACAACCTGGTGACGGCCTGTGAGATACAG GTGCGCACCCTGGCGAGCGCAGGTGGTCCTGATAACCTGGTGATGTTGGACCCGGGGAAGTACAAAGCCCGTCCTCTTCACCCTGAGCCGGCGGGAGACGGGACGAGCCCACATCCCAGATGGCAGGTCGGGGAGCAGGAGTTCGAAGCCCTCATGCGGATGCTGGATAACCTG GGCTACAGGACCGGCTACCCGTACCGCTGCCCTGCCCTGCGTGACAAAGCTAAAAAGTACAGCGATGTGGAGATCCCGCCCTCTGCCACGGGCTCCTCGTTCGCGGAGGACAGTGACTCGGGCGCTCGCTCTCCGCTGAAGCACAGCTTCCAGCGGCAGCAGAGAGACAAGTGTCGCTGGCTGAACGCCGGCCGGCCGGACGAGGCGTTAGACGAGAGCCTGGAGGGCGACAGCCCCAAGGCGAAGACTAAGGTGTGGACGAACATAACACACGATCACGTCAAACCCTTGCTGCAGTCTCTCTCGTCCGGTGTCTGCGTGCCAAGCTGTATAACCGACTGCTTG TGGACCAAAGAGGAGAGTCTTCGACAGGCTGCAGTGGCCAATCAGTTTGTTCCGCTCAACACGAATCCCAAAGAGGTCCAGGAGATGCGCAACAAG ATCCGAGAGCAGAACCTGCAGGATATTAAGACTGCTGGTCCACAATCACAGGTGCTTACAGGGGCAGTGGTGGACCGTTCCTTCGTCCAG AGGACGACTATCTGGCAT GATGCTCCTCTGTCTGACTGTTTGGAGTCTATCGATGGTCTTGACCTCTCAGACAGCTTAAGTCCTGCTAGGTCTGTTAGAAAG GGAGAACTGGTCACAGCCTCCAAAGCCATTATAGAGAAGGAGTATCAACCTCGTGTGATCGTAAGCAAGACTGGACCAAACCCCTTCAACAAGCTCACTGACCAGGAACTTGAGGAGTACCGCAAagaggtggagctcaagcagaAAGGCGAAGAAG CACAGGTTGAAGAGTCTGTCAGCTCAGTGGCCTCAGTGGCGGGGGAGGTCCCCAGTCCTCCTGCCTCCCACCACGGTACGGAGGAGCTTCAGACCCCAGGGGCCCCTTTTTCCTCCACTATCCCCAGCCGAAGTGCGGAGTCAGGGTCAGGAAGGGACagtccctctcttcctcctgcgTCTCCACAGGAGTTTCACTGTGCAGTGCTGAAAGCCCTCAGTGTCACCTCCGAGCTTTCTGAACATGCTCAGACTGCTCCCGACAGCCAAGTCACAG ATCAGCCACAGGAGCCAGACCTGGTGGGCCAGAACCCgagccccacccacacccctcccaGCACGCCCATCCGAGCAGAAGATG GAGATGGAAATGCAAAAGAGTACCTGTTACCATA A
- the add1 gene encoding alpha-adducin isoform X1 — MNGDSGAGVVTAAPPTNIPHKERYFDRVDESSPDYQRERNMAPDLRQDFNMMEQRKRVSMILQSPAFCEELETLIQDQMKKGKNPTSLLALQQIADIMTTSVPTMYPAAPQGGMAALNMSLGMVTPVNDLRGSDSIAYEKGEKLLRCKLAAFYRLADLFGWSQLIYNHLTVRLNSEQERFLILPFGLLYSEVSASSLVKINLQGEMVDRGSTNLGVNQAGFTLHSAIYAARPDVKCIVHIHTPAGAAVSAMKCGLLPISPEALSLGEVAYHDYHGILVDDEEKVLIQKNLGPRSKVLILRNHGLLSVGETVEEAFYYIHNLVTACEIQVRTLASAGGPDNLVMLDPGKYKARPLHPEPAGDGTSPHPRWQVGEQEFEALMRMLDNLGYRTGYPYRCPALRDKAKKYSDVEIPPSATGSSFAEDSDSGARSPLKHSFQRQQRDKCRWLNAGRPDEALDESLEGDSPKAKTKVWTNITHDHVKPLLQSLSSGVCVPSCITDCLWTKEESLRQAAVANQFVPLNTNPKEVQEMRNKIREQNLQDIKTAGPQSQVLTGAVVDRSFVQRTTIWHDAPLSDCLESIDGLDLSDSLSPARSVRKGELVTASKAIIEKEYQPRVIVSKTGPNPFNKLTDQELEEYRKEVELKQKGEEAQVEESVSSVASVAGEVPSPPASHHGTEELQTPGAPFSSTIPSRSAESGSGRDSPSLPPASPQEFHCAVLKALSVTSELSEHAQTAPDSQVTDQPQEPDLVGQNPSPTHTPPSTPIRAEDEPLQEQTSKDESDAATLRQTLPDLTPDETSEAAALPIEEHAPAQTDPAPHPDGEEPVVADDAAGDQGSDESPNKSPSKKKKKFRTPSFLKKNKKKSET, encoded by the exons ATGAACGGAGATTCAGGCGCAGGGGTGGTGACGGCCGCCCCCCCCACCAACATACCCCACAAGGAGCGTTACTTCGACCGGGTGGACGAAAGCAGCCCGGACtaccagagagagaggaacatggCCCCCGATCTTCGTCAAGACTTCAACATGATGGAACAGAGGAAGAGGGTCTCCATGATACTGCAGAGCCCG GCCTTCTGCGAGGAGCTGGAGACCCTGATCCAGGATCAGATGAAGAAGGGGAAGAACCCCACCAGTCTGCTGGCCCTGCAGCAAATCGCCGACATCATGACCACCAGTGTCCCCACCATGTACCCTGCTGCCCCGCAGGGGGGCATGGCTGCCCTCAACATGA gtctgGGTATGGTGACCCCTGTGAATGACCTCAGAGGGTCAGACTCCATTGCCTATGAGAAAGGAGAGAAACTGCTGCGATGTAAACTGGCCGCGTTCTACCGTCTGGCAGACCTGTTTGGCTGGTCCCAGCTTATCTACAACCACTTAACG GTCAGGCTCAACTCTGAACAGGAGCGCTTCCTGATTCTCCCCTTTGGCCTTCTGTACAGTGAAGTCTCCGCCTCCAGCCTG gTGAAGATTAACCTGCAGGGGGAGATGGTGGACAGAGGCAGCACCAACCTGGGTGTGAACCAGGCCGGCTTCACGCTGCACTCTGCCATCTACGCCGCCCGGCCCGACGTCAAGTGCATcgtgcacatccacacacctgcGGGCGCCGCG GTGTCTGCGATGAAGTGTGGCCTCCTACCAATTTCTCCCGAGGCTCTGTCTCTGGGCGAGGTGGCCTACCATGACTACCATGGCATTCTGGTGGACGATGAAGAGAAAGTCCTCATACAGAAGAACCTCGGACCCAGGAGCAAG GTACTGATTCTGCGTAACCATGGCTTGCTGTCAGTAGGGGAGACGGTAGAAGAAGCTTTTTACTACATTCACAACCTGGTGACGGCCTGTGAGATACAG GTGCGCACCCTGGCGAGCGCAGGTGGTCCTGATAACCTGGTGATGTTGGACCCGGGGAAGTACAAAGCCCGTCCTCTTCACCCTGAGCCGGCGGGAGACGGGACGAGCCCACATCCCAGATGGCAGGTCGGGGAGCAGGAGTTCGAAGCCCTCATGCGGATGCTGGATAACCTG GGCTACAGGACCGGCTACCCGTACCGCTGCCCTGCCCTGCGTGACAAAGCTAAAAAGTACAGCGATGTGGAGATCCCGCCCTCTGCCACGGGCTCCTCGTTCGCGGAGGACAGTGACTCGGGCGCTCGCTCTCCGCTGAAGCACAGCTTCCAGCGGCAGCAGAGAGACAAGTGTCGCTGGCTGAACGCCGGCCGGCCGGACGAGGCGTTAGACGAGAGCCTGGAGGGCGACAGCCCCAAGGCGAAGACTAAGGTGTGGACGAACATAACACACGATCACGTCAAACCCTTGCTGCAGTCTCTCTCGTCCGGTGTCTGCGTGCCAAGCTGTATAACCGACTGCTTG TGGACCAAAGAGGAGAGTCTTCGACAGGCTGCAGTGGCCAATCAGTTTGTTCCGCTCAACACGAATCCCAAAGAGGTCCAGGAGATGCGCAACAAG ATCCGAGAGCAGAACCTGCAGGATATTAAGACTGCTGGTCCACAATCACAGGTGCTTACAGGGGCAGTGGTGGACCGTTCCTTCGTCCAG AGGACGACTATCTGGCAT GATGCTCCTCTGTCTGACTGTTTGGAGTCTATCGATGGTCTTGACCTCTCAGACAGCTTAAGTCCTGCTAGGTCTGTTAGAAAG GGAGAACTGGTCACAGCCTCCAAAGCCATTATAGAGAAGGAGTATCAACCTCGTGTGATCGTAAGCAAGACTGGACCAAACCCCTTCAACAAGCTCACTGACCAGGAACTTGAGGAGTACCGCAAagaggtggagctcaagcagaAAGGCGAAGAAG CACAGGTTGAAGAGTCTGTCAGCTCAGTGGCCTCAGTGGCGGGGGAGGTCCCCAGTCCTCCTGCCTCCCACCACGGTACGGAGGAGCTTCAGACCCCAGGGGCCCCTTTTTCCTCCACTATCCCCAGCCGAAGTGCGGAGTCAGGGTCAGGAAGGGACagtccctctcttcctcctgcgTCTCCACAGGAGTTTCACTGTGCAGTGCTGAAAGCCCTCAGTGTCACCTCCGAGCTTTCTGAACATGCTCAGACTGCTCCCGACAGCCAAGTCACAG ATCAGCCACAGGAGCCAGACCTGGTGGGCCAGAACCCgagccccacccacacccctcccaGCACGCCCATCCGAGCAGAAGATG AGCCACTGCAGGAGCAGACCTCTAAAGATGAGAGTGACGCTGCCACTTTAAGACAAACCCTCCCCGACCTGACCCCCGATGAAACTTCAGAAGCCGCCGCCCTCCCCATAGAAGAGCACGCCCCTGCTCAGACAGACCCCGCCCCGCATCCAGATGGGGAGGAGCCTGTTGTTGCCGATGACGCTGCCGGTGACCAGGGCAGTGATGAGTCCCCCAACAAATCCCCttcaaagaaaaagaaaaaattccGCACGCCCTCATTtctgaagaaaaacaaaaagaagtcTGAGACCTAG
- the add1 gene encoding alpha-adducin isoform X8, with protein sequence MNGDSGAGVVTAAPPTNIPHKERYFDRVDESSPDYQRERNMAPDLRQDFNMMEQRKRVSMILQSPAFCEELETLIQDQMKKGKNPTSLLALQQIADIMTTSVPTMYPAAPQGGMAALNMSLGMVTPVNDLRGSDSIAYEKGEKLLRCKLAAFYRLADLFGWSQLIYNHLTVRLNSEQERFLILPFGLLYSEVSASSLVKINLQGEMVDRGSTNLGVNQAGFTLHSAIYAARPDVKCIVHIHTPAGAAVSAMKCGLLPISPEALSLGEVAYHDYHGILVDDEEKVLIQKNLGPRSKVLILRNHGLLSVGETVEEAFYYIHNLVTACEIQVRTLASAGGPDNLVMLDPGKYKARPLHPEPAGDGTSPHPRWQVGEQEFEALMRMLDNLGYRTGYPYRCPALRDKAKKYSDVEIPPSATGSSFAEDSDSGARSPLKHSFQRQQRDKCRWLNAGRPDEALDESLEGDSPKAKTKVWTNITHDHVKPLLQSLSSGVCVPSCITDCLWTKEESLRQAAVANQFVPLNTNPKEVQEMRNKIREQNLQDIKTAGPQSQVLTGAVVDRSFVQRTTIWHDAPLSDCLESIDGLDLSDSLSPARSVRKGELVTASKAIIEKEYQPRVIVSKTGPNPFNKLTDQELEEYRKEVELKQKGEEDQPQEPDLVGQNPSPTHTPPSTPIRAEDEPLQEQTSKDESDAATLRQTLPDLTPDETSEAAALPIEEHAPAQTDPAPHPDGEEPVVADDAAGDQGSDESPNKSPSKKKKKFRTPSFLKKNKKKSET encoded by the exons ATGAACGGAGATTCAGGCGCAGGGGTGGTGACGGCCGCCCCCCCCACCAACATACCCCACAAGGAGCGTTACTTCGACCGGGTGGACGAAAGCAGCCCGGACtaccagagagagaggaacatggCCCCCGATCTTCGTCAAGACTTCAACATGATGGAACAGAGGAAGAGGGTCTCCATGATACTGCAGAGCCCG GCCTTCTGCGAGGAGCTGGAGACCCTGATCCAGGATCAGATGAAGAAGGGGAAGAACCCCACCAGTCTGCTGGCCCTGCAGCAAATCGCCGACATCATGACCACCAGTGTCCCCACCATGTACCCTGCTGCCCCGCAGGGGGGCATGGCTGCCCTCAACATGA gtctgGGTATGGTGACCCCTGTGAATGACCTCAGAGGGTCAGACTCCATTGCCTATGAGAAAGGAGAGAAACTGCTGCGATGTAAACTGGCCGCGTTCTACCGTCTGGCAGACCTGTTTGGCTGGTCCCAGCTTATCTACAACCACTTAACG GTCAGGCTCAACTCTGAACAGGAGCGCTTCCTGATTCTCCCCTTTGGCCTTCTGTACAGTGAAGTCTCCGCCTCCAGCCTG gTGAAGATTAACCTGCAGGGGGAGATGGTGGACAGAGGCAGCACCAACCTGGGTGTGAACCAGGCCGGCTTCACGCTGCACTCTGCCATCTACGCCGCCCGGCCCGACGTCAAGTGCATcgtgcacatccacacacctgcGGGCGCCGCG GTGTCTGCGATGAAGTGTGGCCTCCTACCAATTTCTCCCGAGGCTCTGTCTCTGGGCGAGGTGGCCTACCATGACTACCATGGCATTCTGGTGGACGATGAAGAGAAAGTCCTCATACAGAAGAACCTCGGACCCAGGAGCAAG GTACTGATTCTGCGTAACCATGGCTTGCTGTCAGTAGGGGAGACGGTAGAAGAAGCTTTTTACTACATTCACAACCTGGTGACGGCCTGTGAGATACAG GTGCGCACCCTGGCGAGCGCAGGTGGTCCTGATAACCTGGTGATGTTGGACCCGGGGAAGTACAAAGCCCGTCCTCTTCACCCTGAGCCGGCGGGAGACGGGACGAGCCCACATCCCAGATGGCAGGTCGGGGAGCAGGAGTTCGAAGCCCTCATGCGGATGCTGGATAACCTG GGCTACAGGACCGGCTACCCGTACCGCTGCCCTGCCCTGCGTGACAAAGCTAAAAAGTACAGCGATGTGGAGATCCCGCCCTCTGCCACGGGCTCCTCGTTCGCGGAGGACAGTGACTCGGGCGCTCGCTCTCCGCTGAAGCACAGCTTCCAGCGGCAGCAGAGAGACAAGTGTCGCTGGCTGAACGCCGGCCGGCCGGACGAGGCGTTAGACGAGAGCCTGGAGGGCGACAGCCCCAAGGCGAAGACTAAGGTGTGGACGAACATAACACACGATCACGTCAAACCCTTGCTGCAGTCTCTCTCGTCCGGTGTCTGCGTGCCAAGCTGTATAACCGACTGCTTG TGGACCAAAGAGGAGAGTCTTCGACAGGCTGCAGTGGCCAATCAGTTTGTTCCGCTCAACACGAATCCCAAAGAGGTCCAGGAGATGCGCAACAAG ATCCGAGAGCAGAACCTGCAGGATATTAAGACTGCTGGTCCACAATCACAGGTGCTTACAGGGGCAGTGGTGGACCGTTCCTTCGTCCAG AGGACGACTATCTGGCAT GATGCTCCTCTGTCTGACTGTTTGGAGTCTATCGATGGTCTTGACCTCTCAGACAGCTTAAGTCCTGCTAGGTCTGTTAGAAAG GGAGAACTGGTCACAGCCTCCAAAGCCATTATAGAGAAGGAGTATCAACCTCGTGTGATCGTAAGCAAGACTGGACCAAACCCCTTCAACAAGCTCACTGACCAGGAACTTGAGGAGTACCGCAAagaggtggagctcaagcagaAAGGCGAAGAAG ATCAGCCACAGGAGCCAGACCTGGTGGGCCAGAACCCgagccccacccacacccctcccaGCACGCCCATCCGAGCAGAAGATG AGCCACTGCAGGAGCAGACCTCTAAAGATGAGAGTGACGCTGCCACTTTAAGACAAACCCTCCCCGACCTGACCCCCGATGAAACTTCAGAAGCCGCCGCCCTCCCCATAGAAGAGCACGCCCCTGCTCAGACAGACCCCGCCCCGCATCCAGATGGGGAGGAGCCTGTTGTTGCCGATGACGCTGCCGGTGACCAGGGCAGTGATGAGTCCCCCAACAAATCCCCttcaaagaaaaagaaaaaattccGCACGCCCTCATTtctgaagaaaaacaaaaagaagtcTGAGACCTAG
- the add1 gene encoding alpha-adducin isoform X9, with protein sequence MNGDSGAGVVTAAPPTNIPHKERYFDRVDESSPDYQRERNMAPDLRQDFNMMEQRKRVSMILQSPAFCEELETLIQDQMKKGKNPTSLLALQQIADIMTTSVPTMYPAAPQGGMAALNMSLGMVTPVNDLRGSDSIAYEKGEKLLRCKLAAFYRLADLFGWSQLIYNHLTVRLNSEQERFLILPFGLLYSEVSASSLVKINLQGEMVDRGSTNLGVNQAGFTLHSAIYAARPDVKCIVHIHTPAGAAVSAMKCGLLPISPEALSLGEVAYHDYHGILVDDEEKVLIQKNLGPRSKVLILRNHGLLSVGETVEEAFYYIHNLVTACEIQVRTLASAGGPDNLVMLDPGKYKARPLHPEPAGDGTSPHPRWQVGEQEFEALMRMLDNLGYRTGYPYRCPALRDKAKKYSDVEIPPSATGSSFAEDSDSGARSPLKHSFQRQQRDKCRWLNAGRPDEALDESLEGDSPKAKTKVWTNITHDHVKPLLQSLSSGVCVPSCITDCLWTKEESLRQAAVANQFVPLNTNPKEVQEMRNKIREQNLQDIKTAGPQSQVLTGAVVDRSFVQRTTIWHDAPLSDCLESIDGLDLSDSLSPARSVRKGELVTASKAIIEKEYQPRVIVSKTGPNPFNKLTDQELEEYRKEVELKQKGEEDQPQEPDLVGQNPSPTHTPPSTPIRAEDGDGNAKEYLLP encoded by the exons ATGAACGGAGATTCAGGCGCAGGGGTGGTGACGGCCGCCCCCCCCACCAACATACCCCACAAGGAGCGTTACTTCGACCGGGTGGACGAAAGCAGCCCGGACtaccagagagagaggaacatggCCCCCGATCTTCGTCAAGACTTCAACATGATGGAACAGAGGAAGAGGGTCTCCATGATACTGCAGAGCCCG GCCTTCTGCGAGGAGCTGGAGACCCTGATCCAGGATCAGATGAAGAAGGGGAAGAACCCCACCAGTCTGCTGGCCCTGCAGCAAATCGCCGACATCATGACCACCAGTGTCCCCACCATGTACCCTGCTGCCCCGCAGGGGGGCATGGCTGCCCTCAACATGA gtctgGGTATGGTGACCCCTGTGAATGACCTCAGAGGGTCAGACTCCATTGCCTATGAGAAAGGAGAGAAACTGCTGCGATGTAAACTGGCCGCGTTCTACCGTCTGGCAGACCTGTTTGGCTGGTCCCAGCTTATCTACAACCACTTAACG GTCAGGCTCAACTCTGAACAGGAGCGCTTCCTGATTCTCCCCTTTGGCCTTCTGTACAGTGAAGTCTCCGCCTCCAGCCTG gTGAAGATTAACCTGCAGGGGGAGATGGTGGACAGAGGCAGCACCAACCTGGGTGTGAACCAGGCCGGCTTCACGCTGCACTCTGCCATCTACGCCGCCCGGCCCGACGTCAAGTGCATcgtgcacatccacacacctgcGGGCGCCGCG GTGTCTGCGATGAAGTGTGGCCTCCTACCAATTTCTCCCGAGGCTCTGTCTCTGGGCGAGGTGGCCTACCATGACTACCATGGCATTCTGGTGGACGATGAAGAGAAAGTCCTCATACAGAAGAACCTCGGACCCAGGAGCAAG GTACTGATTCTGCGTAACCATGGCTTGCTGTCAGTAGGGGAGACGGTAGAAGAAGCTTTTTACTACATTCACAACCTGGTGACGGCCTGTGAGATACAG GTGCGCACCCTGGCGAGCGCAGGTGGTCCTGATAACCTGGTGATGTTGGACCCGGGGAAGTACAAAGCCCGTCCTCTTCACCCTGAGCCGGCGGGAGACGGGACGAGCCCACATCCCAGATGGCAGGTCGGGGAGCAGGAGTTCGAAGCCCTCATGCGGATGCTGGATAACCTG GGCTACAGGACCGGCTACCCGTACCGCTGCCCTGCCCTGCGTGACAAAGCTAAAAAGTACAGCGATGTGGAGATCCCGCCCTCTGCCACGGGCTCCTCGTTCGCGGAGGACAGTGACTCGGGCGCTCGCTCTCCGCTGAAGCACAGCTTCCAGCGGCAGCAGAGAGACAAGTGTCGCTGGCTGAACGCCGGCCGGCCGGACGAGGCGTTAGACGAGAGCCTGGAGGGCGACAGCCCCAAGGCGAAGACTAAGGTGTGGACGAACATAACACACGATCACGTCAAACCCTTGCTGCAGTCTCTCTCGTCCGGTGTCTGCGTGCCAAGCTGTATAACCGACTGCTTG TGGACCAAAGAGGAGAGTCTTCGACAGGCTGCAGTGGCCAATCAGTTTGTTCCGCTCAACACGAATCCCAAAGAGGTCCAGGAGATGCGCAACAAG ATCCGAGAGCAGAACCTGCAGGATATTAAGACTGCTGGTCCACAATCACAGGTGCTTACAGGGGCAGTGGTGGACCGTTCCTTCGTCCAG AGGACGACTATCTGGCAT GATGCTCCTCTGTCTGACTGTTTGGAGTCTATCGATGGTCTTGACCTCTCAGACAGCTTAAGTCCTGCTAGGTCTGTTAGAAAG GGAGAACTGGTCACAGCCTCCAAAGCCATTATAGAGAAGGAGTATCAACCTCGTGTGATCGTAAGCAAGACTGGACCAAACCCCTTCAACAAGCTCACTGACCAGGAACTTGAGGAGTACCGCAAagaggtggagctcaagcagaAAGGCGAAGAAG ATCAGCCACAGGAGCCAGACCTGGTGGGCCAGAACCCgagccccacccacacccctcccaGCACGCCCATCCGAGCAGAAGATG GAGATGGAAATGCAAAAGAGTACCTGTTACCATA A